Genomic segment of Vibrio celticus:
GCAAACATCTTTAATCTAGGCAATAAAAAACGCCATGCATTGCTGCATGGCGTTTAAATAAAAACGTTTCAAATCGAACGTCTTACTAGATGTCAGGTTCTAAGCTTACAGCCCTAAGATAGGGGCACTAACCTAATAATTGAAACCTAGTCTTTGTAGATAGAGAACTCATCAGCGCAAGCAACAAGCTGCTCACGAGTGATCATGAATACGCCATGACCACCGTTAGAGAATTCAATCCAAGTGAATGGAATCTCTGGGTACTGATCCATCATGTGAACCATTGAGTTACCTACTTCACAGATAAGGATACCGTCGTCAGTTAGGTAGTCTGGTGCGTTAGCTAAGATGCGACGAACCAATTTCAGACCGTCTGTACCCGCTGCTAGGCCAAGTTCTGGCTCGTGAGTAAACTCATCTGGCAGGCTGTTCATATCTTCTTCGTCCACGTAAGGTGGGTTAGATACGATCAGGTTGTATTTCTCTTTTGGCAAATCACGGAAAAGATCTGAACGGATTGGGAACACTTGCTGCTCCATGCCGTGATCTTGAACGTTCTGCTCTGCAACTTGCAATGCGTCAGTAGAGATATCAATCGCATCTACTTCAGCGTCTGGGAATGCGTGAGCACAAGCAATAGCGATACAACCACTACCCGTACACATATCCATGATGCGAGTTGGCTCTTCAGTTAACCAAGGTTGGAATTGAGCTTCGATCAGCTCACCAATTGGAGAACGAGGCACAAGAACGCGCTCATCAACGAAGAACTCAAGACCACAGAACCAAGCTTTGTTGGTTAGGTAAGCCGTTGGTGTACGATCATTAATACGCTTGATTACTCGCTCAACAATACGCAGACGTTCGCTGCTCGTTAGACGAGAGTTCATCACATGCGAAGGAACATCAATCGGCAGATAAAGAGTAGGTAAGATAAGTTGTACTGCCTCATCCCACGCGTTATCAGTGCCGTGACCATAAAATAGGCCCGCTGCGTTAAAGCGGCTAACAGTCCAACGAATCACATCTTGAAGCGTGTGTAGTTCTGATACCGCTTCTTCTACAAAAATCTTATCCAAAATTGTCTCCGAAAAGCGCTACAATACTGCTAATTACGTTTCTAATTAGAATTCATAACCTGATGAGCAAAAAAGACACCGACTTCGATGACGATTTCGCCCTGTTCAACGATGCAGTAAAGGGCGTTAAAAAGTTGCAACAGGATACCATAGTCCAGCAGCCAAAAAGAAATGCCAAGCAAAAAGAAATTACTCGAACGGCAAGACAAGCCAGTGATAGCGAGTTTTATTTCTCGGATGAGTTCATTCCGCATCTTAGCGAAGACGGTCCGACACGTTATGCGCGTGATGATGTCTCTAAATATGAGGTCAAGCGCCTACGTCGTGGTGTCTACGTGCCTGACGTGTATCTCGATATGCATGGTATGACTCAACAAGAAGCTAAACGTGAGCTTGGCGCGATGATTGCGCACTGCGTGAAAGAGAGCGTGGCTTGTGCCTGTGTTCAACATGGTATCGGTAAACACATCCTTAAACAGAAGGTGCCTTTGTGGTTAGCACAGCACCCAGATGTGATGGCTTTCCACCAAGCGCCGTTAGAGTTTGGCGGCAATGGCGCGCTGTTAGTCTTGCTTTCGGTTCCTGAGAAATAATTCTGGTTAACGAATTCTCTCTCACCAAAAAACAACAAAGGGCATCCCAATCATATTGAGATGCCCTTTCTATTTGTCTGCAACTTTGTCATCAAACAGAGTTCAACGAGCTTATGGATTGATGTTCCAAAGCAACTCACCTTTTTGTGTCTCAAGGTTGAAGTCGATACACGCTAAGCCCGAAGTGGGAAACATCGGCGGCGCCATGCCTGTTGCAAATTCTGCCGTTAGGTAGCCCACTAGAGGTAAATGAGAAACAAATAAAATGGTCTCTAGTTTTTCTACTTCAGCCATTGCTAAGGTCAAATCAAACACATCGTCGGACATTCCATAAGGCGTAATATCATCACAGGTTTCTACTTTCTTTCCAGAAAACGCCTGAGAGATCTCTAACCACGTTTCTTGTGCCCTTAAATATGGGCTCACCAGCACTTTATCGAATTGACTAATCCCCTGCTCATTTGCAGCTTGTGCCACTGCAAGAGAAGCCATTTTCCCGCGCTTGGTCAACGCTCGTTCTGCATCCGAGTTCGCAAAATGTTCTGCTTCACCGTGGCGCATAATGAATATTTTCATGTTCAATCCTGTCTTCGTAACATGTCGAAAGTCGATATATCCCATATATCAGCGAAACGCTACTTAGGTTTGGCTCTCAATCCAGAGAAACCGCAGTCAATATAAATAATTATATCAAGTCACTTGCCAAAGAGTTCGACTTTCTTAACAATCTTGTTAAAAGAAAATAAATTACTGATAAAAATCGATAAAAGTGATTTAGAAATCGCCAAAAAGCACTTCATATCCCAAAATATGATCACAAGGTTTGCACGCCGAATCATCGGGTGCATAATTTAAAAACCACCTTCTCTGGAGATGCTCCTGTGCACTTAAGCCCAAATGATGAACATCAATACCGCTACATAACCTTAAATAACGGGTTACGTGTACTGTTAGTTCAGGATCAAAATGCTCAAAAAGCAGCAGCCGCATTAGCCGTCAATGTGGGGCATTTTGATGACCCTACAGACCGAGAGGGTTTGGCTCACTACTTAGAGCATATGCTATTTTTAGGAACTGAAAAGTATCCAAAGGTCGGAGAGTTCCAAAGTTTTATCAGCCAGCATGGCGGCAGCAACAATGCTTGGACAGGAACAGAGCACACCTGCTTCTTTTTTGATGTTGAATTGAATGCCTTTGAAACCGCACTCGATCGCTTCAGCCAATTTTTTACCGCTCCCCTGTTCAACGAAGAAGCGTTAGACAAAGAACGCCAAGCCGTTGATTCCGAATACAAGATGAAACTCAACGACGACTCACGACGCTTGTACCAAGTTACCAAAGAGCTGGTGAATCACAATCACCCATTCTCGAAGTTTTCTGTCGGTAATATCGATACGTTGGGTGATAGAAACGGCGAGACGATTCGACAAGAGATCTTGGCTTTCCACCAGCAACAATACTCTGCTGACTTGATGACGCTGACACTGTCTGGCAATCAGTCATTAGATGAGATGCAAAGCTGGGTTGAGGATCGCTTTAGCTCGATCACCAATCACAACCTACAAGGCAAAAAGGTTGAAGTACCGATTGTTGGCGAGTTGAGCACAAGCGTACAAGTGCGTGTTGAGCCAATTAAAGAAGTACGCAAACTTATCTTAACCTTCCCTATGCCAAGCATGGACGAACACTACGGCGTTAAGCCATTGTCGTTCTTTGCCCACCTTTTAGGTTACGAAGGTGAAGGCAGTTTGATGATGCAACTCAAAGAGAAAGGCTGGATAACATCCCTCTCGGCAGGTGGTGGCGCGAGTGGCAGTAACTACCGTGATTTCACAGTCAGTTGCTCGTTGACCATTGAAGGTTTAACCAAAACCGATAACATCATCCAAGCGATATTTCAGTACATCAAGTTAGTCGAACAACAAGGCATAGAAGAGTGGCGCTACCTAGAAAAACGCGCCGTTTTAGAGTCTGCTTTCCGCTTTCAAGAGCCAGCAAGACCGCTTGATGTCGTCAGCCACCTCGTCATCAACATGCAGCACTACCAAGAGCAAGATGTGGTGTATGGCGATTACAAAATGTCGCATTTCGATGACGAATTACAGCGTTCTTTGCTACCTTACTTAACCGTAGACAACATGCGAGCGACCATTGTTGCTCAGGGGTTCGAGTATGACAGAGAAGCTAAGTGGTACTTTACGCCCTACTCGGTTACTCCTTTTACAGCTGAGCAAGTTCAATGCTTCACCTGCATCAATCCCGGTTGGCAGTTTGAGCTACCCGGTAAAAACCCGTTTATTTGCTACGACTTAGACCCAGCAGAACTTGAAGGTGACGCTGAATATCCACAGCTATTGCAAGAGCTCGATGGTTTTAAGTTATGGCACCTGCAAGACCATCAATTTCGAGTACCTAAAGGTGTGGTGTATGTTGCAATCGATAGCCCGCACTCAGTCGCTAGCCCAAGAAATATCGTAAAAACACGCTTATGTGTTGAGATGTTCTTAGATTCTCTTGAAAAAGAGACCTATCAAGCTGAAATCGCGGGCATGGGTTACAACATGTACACCCATCAAGGTGGCGTGACACTGACACTCTCTGGATTCAGCGAAAAGCAACCACAACTACTCAATATGATCCTAGAGCGCTTTCAGGCACGAGACTTTAGTCCAACACGCTTTGAAACCATTAAGCATCAACTTCTCAGAAACTGGAATAACGCGTCGCAAGATCGTCCAATTTCGCAACTGTTTAACGCAATGACGGGTATTTTACAGCCCAACAACCCACCCTATTCTGTGTTAATTGAAGCGCTGGAAACGATTGAAGTCGATGAGCTCTCTTCATTTGTTCAAGCAATCTTGGCGGAACTTCATGTTGAGATGTTTGTGTATGGCGACTGGAAAAAAGCCGATGCACACAAGATGGCTGAAACGCTAAAAGATGCACTGCGTATTCAAGATCAGGCTTACGAAGAATCACTGCGCCCGCTCATCATGCTGGGTGAAAACGGCAGCTTCCAACGTGAAGTGGTGTGTAACCAAGATGATTCGGCCATCGTGGTTTATTACCAATGCCCTGATATTTCGCCTAAAAACATCGCGCTGTATTCACTGGCAAACCATTTGATGTCGGCCACTTTCTTCCATGAGATACGTACCAAGCAGCAGCTAGGTTACATGGTCGGTACTGGCAATATGCCGCTCAACCGACACCCTGGAATTGTGTTGTACGTGCAATCACCGAATGCAGCCCCTGCTGACTTGTTAGCCTCGATAGATGAGTTCCTCAATGCCTTTTACATGGTGCTGTTAGAGCTTAACGACTATCAATGGCACAGCAGTAAGCGCGGCCTATGGAATCAGATTTCGACACCAGATACGACTTTGCGAGGGCGTGCTCAGCGCTTATGGGTTGCGATAGGCAATAAGGATGTTGAGTTCAATCAAAGAGAGCGCGTATTAGAAGACCTTAAAGGGTTAACTCGCTCTGACATGATGCGTTTTGTGGTCAGTCAGCTAAAACCACGTACTGCAAATCGTTTGATTATGCATGCTCACGGTAATGCTCATAATGAGGAAGATAAGCTGTCAGCAGGTGTTGAAATTGGCTCTATTGATGAGTTTCAGTTACGCCCTAAAGACTGTGAGCTTGGCTGATAAAGCTGGAATGAAAATCATAAGGTTGATGTGAAAGCATCAACCTTTTTTCTTGG
This window contains:
- the prmB gene encoding 50S ribosomal protein L3 N(5)-glutamine methyltransferase encodes the protein MDKIFVEEAVSELHTLQDVIRWTVSRFNAAGLFYGHGTDNAWDEAVQLILPTLYLPIDVPSHVMNSRLTSSERLRIVERVIKRINDRTPTAYLTNKAWFCGLEFFVDERVLVPRSPIGELIEAQFQPWLTEEPTRIMDMCTGSGCIAIACAHAFPDAEVDAIDISTDALQVAEQNVQDHGMEQQVFPIRSDLFRDLPKEKYNLIVSNPPYVDEEDMNSLPDEFTHEPELGLAAGTDGLKLVRRILANAPDYLTDDGILICEVGNSMVHMMDQYPEIPFTWIEFSNGGHGVFMITREQLVACADEFSIYKD
- the smrB gene encoding endonuclease SmrB, producing the protein MSKKDTDFDDDFALFNDAVKGVKKLQQDTIVQQPKRNAKQKEITRTARQASDSEFYFSDEFIPHLSEDGPTRYARDDVSKYEVKRLRRGVYVPDVYLDMHGMTQQEAKRELGAMIAHCVKESVACACVQHGIGKHILKQKVPLWLAQHPDVMAFHQAPLEFGGNGALLVLLSVPEK
- the sixA gene encoding phosphohistidine phosphatase SixA; this encodes MKIFIMRHGEAEHFANSDAERALTKRGKMASLAVAQAANEQGISQFDKVLVSPYLRAQETWLEISQAFSGKKVETCDDITPYGMSDDVFDLTLAMAEVEKLETILFVSHLPLVGYLTAEFATGMAPPMFPTSGLACIDFNLETQKGELLWNINP
- a CDS encoding insulinase family protein, which gives rise to MHLSPNDEHQYRYITLNNGLRVLLVQDQNAQKAAAALAVNVGHFDDPTDREGLAHYLEHMLFLGTEKYPKVGEFQSFISQHGGSNNAWTGTEHTCFFFDVELNAFETALDRFSQFFTAPLFNEEALDKERQAVDSEYKMKLNDDSRRLYQVTKELVNHNHPFSKFSVGNIDTLGDRNGETIRQEILAFHQQQYSADLMTLTLSGNQSLDEMQSWVEDRFSSITNHNLQGKKVEVPIVGELSTSVQVRVEPIKEVRKLILTFPMPSMDEHYGVKPLSFFAHLLGYEGEGSLMMQLKEKGWITSLSAGGGASGSNYRDFTVSCSLTIEGLTKTDNIIQAIFQYIKLVEQQGIEEWRYLEKRAVLESAFRFQEPARPLDVVSHLVINMQHYQEQDVVYGDYKMSHFDDELQRSLLPYLTVDNMRATIVAQGFEYDREAKWYFTPYSVTPFTAEQVQCFTCINPGWQFELPGKNPFICYDLDPAELEGDAEYPQLLQELDGFKLWHLQDHQFRVPKGVVYVAIDSPHSVASPRNIVKTRLCVEMFLDSLEKETYQAEIAGMGYNMYTHQGGVTLTLSGFSEKQPQLLNMILERFQARDFSPTRFETIKHQLLRNWNNASQDRPISQLFNAMTGILQPNNPPYSVLIEALETIEVDELSSFVQAILAELHVEMFVYGDWKKADAHKMAETLKDALRIQDQAYEESLRPLIMLGENGSFQREVVCNQDDSAIVVYYQCPDISPKNIALYSLANHLMSATFFHEIRTKQQLGYMVGTGNMPLNRHPGIVLYVQSPNAAPADLLASIDEFLNAFYMVLLELNDYQWHSSKRGLWNQISTPDTTLRGRAQRLWVAIGNKDVEFNQRERVLEDLKGLTRSDMMRFVVSQLKPRTANRLIMHAHGNAHNEEDKLSAGVEIGSIDEFQLRPKDCELG